A region from the Muribaculum gordoncarteri genome encodes:
- a CDS encoding FtsZ/tubulin family protein, whose translation MKKVFVFCIGGTGIRVMKSITMLMAGGMDTNGYVVVPIILDPHLDLEEKKNLHSLIAEYQEIYRRSINNGNQTLNPLSGFFGSDIRTIDDLNNQTNDTQETAGSKEKFRSYIELANLGTTDINNFLVETLFSTKNLNNPLSVGFKGNPNVGTVVLGEMIEGAEWFKSFKQHCEKDDRVFIISSIFGGTGASGYPLLEKKIRLSENEPAVKNALMGAVTVLPYYGLKDPATTGSDIDSANFYTKTKAALAYYHGTVKADYLYYVGETSLKQVYENDEKKQDDKANFIELVAASALFDFLKRGEPTRQQFLSRAIDDDKESLDLVSMGAGYKELIKSVADFMLLRLLVEELPEESFFPLSKNRGFNSSFYGDSAFQSLLRFCNGYYNWYLELAQNKRAFAPINFDNPKKMSGWIKTIELDAKDDSYYLLEMTKVSNKNKSKDHENKFRFFLQFAYDAIDKYTKKIYK comes from the coding sequence ATGAAAAAGGTATTTGTTTTTTGCATAGGCGGAACAGGAATAAGGGTGATGAAAAGTATCACTATGCTTATGGCCGGAGGCATGGACACAAACGGATACGTTGTGGTTCCTATCATTCTTGATCCTCATCTTGATTTGGAAGAGAAGAAGAATCTTCATTCTTTAATTGCCGAATATCAAGAGATATATCGTCGTTCGATAAATAATGGCAATCAGACATTAAATCCTTTGTCTGGATTCTTTGGCTCGGACATTCGTACAATAGACGATTTGAATAACCAGACAAATGACACTCAGGAAACTGCCGGTAGTAAAGAGAAATTCAGATCATATATTGAGCTTGCCAATCTTGGGACAACCGACATCAATAATTTTTTAGTTGAGACCTTGTTTTCAACTAAAAATCTAAATAACCCCTTATCTGTCGGATTTAAAGGCAATCCTAATGTTGGTACTGTTGTCCTCGGCGAGATGATTGAGGGTGCTGAATGGTTCAAGTCGTTCAAACAACACTGTGAAAAAGATGACCGTGTGTTCATTATCAGTTCAATCTTTGGAGGAACTGGAGCATCTGGTTACCCCCTCCTTGAAAAGAAAATCCGTCTTTCTGAAAATGAACCCGCAGTTAAAAACGCTCTTATGGGGGCTGTTACTGTCCTGCCTTATTATGGGCTTAAGGATCCAGCGACTACTGGCAGTGACATTGATTCTGCGAACTTCTATACCAAGACCAAAGCGGCATTGGCATACTATCATGGGACAGTAAAAGCAGACTATCTATACTATGTAGGAGAAACGAGCCTTAAGCAAGTGTACGAAAATGATGAGAAGAAGCAAGATGACAAGGCAAATTTCATTGAACTTGTAGCAGCATCTGCTCTTTTCGATTTCCTGAAAAGAGGTGAGCCAACACGTCAACAGTTCCTTTCAAGAGCAATTGACGATGATAAAGAATCCTTGGATTTAGTCTCAATGGGGGCTGGTTATAAGGAACTAATCAAAAGTGTGGCTGATTTTATGCTCCTTAGATTACTTGTAGAGGAACTTCCGGAAGAAAGTTTCTTCCCGTTGAGTAAGAATAGAGGATTCAACTCATCATTCTATGGAGATTCCGCTTTCCAATCATTATTACGTTTTTGCAACGGTTATTATAATTGGTATTTGGAACTTGCACAAAACAAAAGAGCTTTCGCTCCTATCAATTTTGACAACCCAAAGAAAATGAGCGGATGGATAAAGACAATTGAGCTTGATGCCAAAGATGATTCTTATTATTTGCTTGAGATGACAAAAGTTAGTAATAAGAACAAGTCCAAGGACCATGAGAACAAATTCAGATTCTTTCTGCAATTTGCCTATGATGCCATAGATAAATACACCAAGAAGATTTACAAATAG